The Halomicronema hongdechloris C2206 genome includes a window with the following:
- a CDS encoding LbetaH domain-containing protein produces MSDWFPSQLSHGSEYYLHGPVEVEPGAIIAAGVVLEAAANASLVIQSGVCIGKGVIIQAWQGTLTIEADANLGSDVVVVGQGQIGTRACIGAESTIINPAIASEQVVPANSLLGGWQQSAACGYRPALHQRSPSPLSQRLRLPRPHLPMGLLPRRG; encoded by the coding sequence ATGTCCGATTGGTTTCCCTCGCAGCTTAGTCACGGTTCCGAATACTATCTCCATGGCCCTGTGGAGGTTGAACCAGGGGCAATAATTGCGGCAGGGGTAGTGCTAGAGGCGGCTGCCAATGCCTCTCTGGTAATCCAGTCGGGGGTCTGCATCGGCAAAGGCGTGATTATTCAGGCTTGGCAGGGCACGCTAACTATAGAGGCTGATGCCAACTTGGGTAGTGATGTGGTGGTGGTTGGTCAGGGACAGATTGGTACTCGGGCCTGTATTGGTGCGGAAAGTACGATCATCAATCCTGCGATCGCATCGGAACAAGTTGTTCCAGCCAATTCCCTGCTGGGGGGATGGCAGCAATCAGCAGCCTGTGGCTACCGACCAGCCCTCCACCAACGGAGCCCGTCCCCCCTCTCCCAGCGTCTGCGTCTGCCGCGGCCCCATCTACCAATGGGGCTGCTGCCCCGGCGGGGGTGA
- a CDS encoding carbon dioxide-concentrating mechanism protein CcmK — translation MQTDLNPAARSRLRTQASQRRSLRGAALGMVSTESFPAIIGTADAMLKAADVFLVGYEKTGSGQCTAIVRGGVANVRMAVEAGIETAQQFSQYVSSSVIPRPQSNLEAVLPICARLDELQQVGRGRLTNQAIGLLETRGFPAMVGAADAMTKSAEITLVAHETIGSGLCTIIIRGSLPNVAIAIDAGMHEAERIGELHAVMVIPRPLDDLEQVLPKVKQMVHDTPLRLPLNLEEKAKELVALEKSQVEVTQAQRPLPETEQRPLNLRPETGPERQPQPLDLPDPEDHF, via the coding sequence ATGCAAACGGACCTCAATCCTGCCGCTCGCTCCCGTCTTCGCACCCAGGCGTCTCAGCGACGTTCTTTGCGGGGCGCGGCCTTGGGAATGGTCTCTACCGAAAGCTTTCCAGCCATCATTGGCACTGCCGATGCCATGTTGAAAGCGGCGGATGTCTTTCTGGTGGGCTATGAAAAAACAGGTAGTGGCCAGTGTACGGCCATTGTGCGAGGGGGAGTGGCTAATGTGCGCATGGCGGTTGAGGCCGGTATCGAAACGGCCCAGCAGTTCAGTCAGTATGTCAGCTCCAGCGTGATTCCCAGGCCTCAGTCTAATCTGGAGGCGGTGCTACCCATCTGTGCTCGACTGGATGAATTACAGCAGGTGGGCCGAGGCCGTCTGACGAATCAAGCCATTGGCCTGCTAGAAACTCGGGGCTTCCCGGCCATGGTAGGAGCGGCCGATGCCATGACCAAATCGGCGGAGATCACCCTGGTGGCCCATGAGACCATTGGCTCTGGCCTCTGCACTATCATCATTCGCGGGTCCCTGCCCAATGTGGCCATCGCCATTGATGCCGGCATGCATGAGGCCGAACGAATTGGTGAGCTACATGCCGTTATGGTGATTCCTCGTCCCCTAGACGACCTGGAGCAGGTCTTGCCCAAGGTGAAGCAGATGGTCCACGATACGCCACTACGGCTGCCGCTCAACCTGGAGGAAAAGGCCAAGGAACTGGTGGCCTTAGAAAAATCCCAGGTCGAGGTTACCCAAGCCCAAAGACCGTTGCCAGAAACCGAGCAGCGCCCCCTAAATTTGCGGCCGGAGACAGGGCCAGAACGACAGCCTCAGCCCCTAGATCTACCAGATCCAGAGGACCATTTCTGA
- the miaA gene encoding tRNA (adenosine(37)-N6)-dimethylallyltransferase MiaA, which yields MDHPKIHARSRVSSYVPILIAIGGATATGKTGLAIALAERLQGVILSADSRQVYRGFDIGTAKPTPQEQARVPHYLIDIREPTDTLTLATYQQTAQAIIADSHRQGTVPLLVGGTGLYLEAIVKGLKIPPVAPQPRLRSHFTQLGQPHSYQLLQVVDPTVAQRIHPNDAVRTQRALEVYYVTGQPISTLQGEVPPPYPVLYLGLDCDRQSLAQRIAHRTDTMIAMGLVAEVKALIDRYGPDLPLLRTLGYDEIRRYLAGDCSLAQAKQLIIQHTGQFAKRQRTWFRRRAPITWFDAEATDLLDQAWSRVARFMDATQAQKWSSGSGRSRG from the coding sequence ATGGATCATCCAAAAATTCATGCTCGTTCCAGAGTAAGTTCATATGTTCCAATTCTAATCGCAATCGGGGGAGCCACGGCGACCGGAAAAACGGGCTTGGCCATCGCCTTAGCAGAACGCCTGCAGGGGGTCATCCTCAGTGCCGACTCCCGGCAAGTGTATCGTGGCTTCGACATCGGCACCGCCAAACCGACTCCACAGGAGCAAGCCAGGGTGCCTCACTACCTGATTGATATCCGTGAGCCTACGGATACTCTTACCCTGGCCACCTACCAGCAGACTGCCCAGGCCATCATTGCAGACAGCCACAGGCAGGGCACCGTGCCGTTGCTGGTGGGCGGCACGGGGTTATACCTGGAGGCAATAGTCAAAGGCTTGAAAATTCCCCCCGTCGCTCCCCAGCCAAGGTTGCGATCGCACTTCACCCAGTTGGGGCAACCCCATAGCTATCAGTTGCTACAGGTCGTCGATCCCACCGTTGCCCAGCGCATTCATCCCAACGATGCCGTCCGCACCCAACGGGCCCTAGAAGTCTACTATGTCACTGGCCAACCCATCTCCACCCTGCAAGGGGAAGTCCCTCCCCCCTATCCCGTGCTCTATCTGGGCCTCGATTGCGATCGCCAGAGCTTGGCGCAACGCATTGCTCATCGCACCGACACCATGATCGCGATGGGTTTAGTAGCTGAAGTAAAGGCCCTGATCGACCGGTACGGTCCCGACTTACCCCTACTCAGAACCCTGGGATATGACGAAATTCGCCGGTATCTGGCCGGAGACTGCTCCCTAGCTCAGGCCAAACAGCTGATTATCCAACACACCGGCCAATTTGCTAAGCGCCAGCGCACCTGGTTCCGCCGTCGGGCCCCTATCACTTGGTTCGATGCAGAGGCCACCGATCTGCTAGATCAGGCCTGGAGTCGGGTAGCTAGATTCATGGACGCGACTCAGGCTCAGAAATGGTCCTCTGGATCTGGTAGATCTAGGGGCTGA
- the gyrB gene encoding DNA topoisomerase (ATP-hydrolyzing) subunit B, with protein sequence MATEYGAEQIQVLEGLEPVRKRPGMYIGSTGPRGLHHLVYEVVDNSVDEALAGYCDRIEISLNQDGSVTVIDDGRGIPTDIHPRTGKSALETVMTVLHAGGKFGGGGYKVSGGLHGVGISVVNALSEWVEVTVWREDTVHRQRFERGLSVTELETEADPSERRGTSISFMPDKQIFTTGIEFDYSTLAGRLRELAYLNAGVEIVFSDYRLHLLDSNDPRVSTFHYAGGIREYIAYINHDKQPLHDEIIFIEGERDGVQVEAALQWCADAYTDNLLGFANNIRTVDGGTHLEGLKAVLTRTMNTIARKRNKRKEGEANLGGENIREGLTGIISVKVPDPEFEGQTKTKLGNTEVRGIVDSLVNERLTEYLDFHPNVADAILEKAIQAFNAAEAARRARELVRRKSVLESSTLPGKLADCSSRDPAESEIFIVEGDSAGGSAKQGRDRRFQAILPLRGKILNIEKTDDTKIYKNTEIQALITALGLGIKGEDFDSSQLRYHRICLMTDADVDGAHIRTLLLTFFYRYQREMVDQGYVYIACPPLYKVERGRSHWYCYSDRELDQLIANELPANANYSVQRFKGLGEMMPTQLWDTTMNPETRTLKKVEIEDAAEADRIFTVLMGDRVAPRREFIETHGPKLKLEDLDI encoded by the coding sequence ATGGCAACCGAGTATGGTGCTGAGCAGATTCAGGTTCTGGAAGGATTGGAGCCTGTCCGCAAGCGTCCTGGCATGTACATTGGCAGCACTGGCCCGCGAGGACTTCATCATTTAGTGTACGAGGTTGTCGATAACTCCGTCGATGAAGCCCTAGCTGGCTATTGCGATCGCATCGAAATCAGTCTCAACCAAGATGGCTCTGTGACCGTCATCGACGATGGCCGCGGCATCCCCACTGATATTCACCCCCGCACCGGCAAGTCGGCCCTAGAGACAGTGATGACAGTGCTCCATGCCGGGGGTAAATTTGGTGGCGGCGGCTACAAAGTGTCTGGAGGACTCCACGGGGTGGGCATCTCCGTGGTCAACGCCCTATCTGAGTGGGTAGAGGTCACCGTCTGGCGCGAAGACACTGTCCACCGTCAACGCTTCGAGCGGGGGCTGTCAGTAACCGAGTTAGAAACCGAAGCCGATCCCAGTGAGCGCCGGGGAACCTCCATCTCCTTCATGCCGGATAAGCAGATCTTTACCACCGGCATCGAGTTCGACTATTCCACCTTGGCTGGGCGGTTGCGAGAATTGGCCTATCTCAATGCCGGCGTGGAGATTGTGTTCAGCGACTATCGTCTGCATCTGCTAGACAGCAATGACCCACGAGTCTCCACCTTTCACTACGCTGGCGGCATCCGTGAGTACATCGCCTACATCAACCACGATAAGCAGCCCCTGCACGACGAAATCATTTTTATTGAGGGTGAGCGCGATGGCGTGCAGGTGGAGGCCGCCCTACAGTGGTGTGCCGATGCCTATACCGACAACCTGCTGGGATTTGCCAACAACATCCGCACCGTCGACGGTGGTACTCATCTAGAGGGTCTAAAGGCAGTACTGACCCGCACCATGAATACCATCGCCCGTAAGCGCAACAAGCGCAAAGAAGGGGAGGCCAACTTAGGGGGTGAAAATATTCGTGAGGGGTTGACCGGCATCATCTCCGTGAAAGTCCCCGACCCGGAATTTGAGGGTCAAACCAAAACCAAGTTAGGTAATACAGAAGTCCGCGGCATCGTGGATTCCCTGGTCAATGAACGGCTGACGGAATACCTCGACTTCCATCCCAACGTCGCCGATGCCATTCTTGAGAAGGCCATCCAAGCCTTCAATGCGGCCGAAGCGGCTCGACGAGCTCGAGAACTGGTGCGTCGCAAATCCGTGTTGGAGTCCTCCACCCTGCCGGGCAAACTGGCCGACTGCAGCAGTCGAGATCCAGCCGAATCAGAGATTTTTATCGTGGAGGGAGATTCGGCCGGTGGTAGTGCCAAACAAGGCCGAGATCGTCGTTTCCAGGCCATCCTGCCCCTGCGCGGCAAGATCCTCAATATCGAGAAAACGGACGACACCAAGATCTACAAAAATACGGAGATTCAAGCCCTGATCACTGCCCTGGGCCTGGGGATCAAAGGTGAAGACTTCGACTCCTCCCAGTTGCGGTATCATCGCATCTGTCTCATGACTGATGCCGATGTGGACGGGGCCCACATTCGTACGCTGCTGCTCACCTTCTTCTATCGCTATCAGCGAGAGATGGTGGATCAGGGCTATGTCTATATTGCCTGCCCTCCCCTCTACAAGGTGGAACGGGGCCGCAGCCATTGGTATTGCTACAGTGATCGGGAACTGGACCAGCTGATCGCCAATGAGTTGCCCGCCAATGCCAATTACTCGGTGCAGCGGTTTAAGGGGTTGGGGGAAATGATGCCCACCCAACTCTGGGATACCACCATGAATCCTGAGACCCGCACCCTGAAAAAAGTCGAGATCGAAGATGCCGCCGAAGCCGATCGCATCTTTACGGTATTGATGGGAGATCGGGTGGCGCCCCGACGAGAATTTATCGAGACCCATGGTCCCAAGCTGAAGCTGGAGGATCTCGATATCTAA
- a CDS encoding biliverdin-producing heme oxygenase: protein MSSNLATKLREGTKKAHTMAENMGFVRCFLKGVVEKNSYRKLVANFYFAYTAMEEELERHREHPVVSKVYFPELHRKVALEADLAYYFGANWREQVAPTAAGQAYVDRIRDVANTQPELLVGHSYTRYLGDLSGGQILKGIAQRAMNLSEGEGTAFYEFDTITDEKAFKAQYRQALDEAPVDEAMAERIVEEANYAFKLNMEMFQELEGNLIKAIGQMLFNSLTNRRRRGSTELATAE, encoded by the coding sequence ATGAGCAGTAATCTGGCGACTAAACTCCGCGAGGGTACGAAAAAAGCCCACACCATGGCTGAAAACATGGGGTTTGTACGTTGCTTCCTGAAGGGGGTAGTTGAAAAGAACTCCTACCGCAAGCTCGTCGCCAATTTTTACTTTGCCTACACGGCAATGGAAGAGGAGCTAGAGCGTCATCGGGAGCACCCAGTTGTTTCAAAAGTTTACTTTCCTGAGCTGCATCGGAAAGTAGCCTTGGAAGCGGATTTGGCTTATTACTTTGGGGCTAATTGGCGGGAGCAAGTGGCCCCAACTGCGGCAGGACAAGCCTATGTCGACCGGATTCGGGACGTTGCCAATACCCAGCCTGAGTTGCTGGTAGGCCATTCCTATACCCGTTATTTAGGCGATTTGTCCGGGGGACAGATCCTCAAGGGGATTGCTCAGCGGGCGATGAATCTGTCTGAAGGTGAGGGAACAGCCTTCTACGAGTTCGACACTATTACCGATGAGAAAGCATTTAAGGCTCAGTATCGTCAGGCTTTAGATGAGGCTCCGGTGGATGAGGCCATGGCCGAGCGGATTGTGGAAGAAGCCAATTATGCCTTTAAGCTCAACATGGAGATGTTCCAAGAACTAGAGGGGAATCTGATCAAGGCGATTGGCCAGATGCTCTTCAATAGTCTGACTAATCGTCGCCGCCGCGGCAGCACAGAGTTGGCCACGGCGGAATAG